The genomic interval TATTCAGCCGCTGGTTTAAAGTCATAAGATTCCCAAGAATCAAGTGAAACTGCCACTGATGGTACGCCATGCAAAGCACCTTCTATTGCAGCACTCACTGTTCCAGAATATAATACATCTGTGCCGAGATTAGGCCCATGATTAATTCCCGATATTACAAAATCTTGTTTTTCACTAATTAAAGTTTCTAAAGCAATCTTTACACAATCGGCAGGAGTACCACCTATACGCCAGCCACAAAGAGAAGAACCTTCGGAACAATATTTATCTACCCGTATAGGGCTATGCACAGTAATCGCTTGGCTAGTAGCACTACGTTCACTATCTGGTGCCACTACTACGACTTCAGCGATCTTAGAAAGTTCTTTCCAAAGAGCTTGAATACCAGCTGCATCAATTCCATCATCGTTTGTTAATAAAATACGCAAACCTATCCCCCCACATTCATTATAGTTGTCCGATGAATTTATGTGTTTGCGGAATAACCCGTACATCATTTAAGGAACTAAGGGCTTGTTCTTGGTATAACAATACTGTATCTGGTTTAACCCCTTCA from Pelosinus sp. IPA-1 carries:
- the surE gene encoding 5'/3'-nucleotidase SurE; this translates as MRILLTNDDGIDAAGIQALWKELSKIAEVVVVAPDSERSATSQAITVHSPIRVDKYCSEGSSLCGWRIGGTPADCVKIALETLISEKQDFVISGINHGPNLGTDVLYSGTVSAAIEGALHGVPSVAVSLDSWESYDFKPAAEYTSKLIQNIARRSLPPNTLLNVNVPALPTEQIDGVAVTKLGVREYANIFEPRRDPRGRTYYWMGGNIVENENDPDSDIVAVNMSKISITPIHFDLTNYGIMDILKSWDL